A genomic stretch from Falco cherrug isolate bFalChe1 chromosome 3, bFalChe1.pri, whole genome shotgun sequence includes:
- the ID4 gene encoding DNA-binding protein inhibitor ID-4 isoform X2 translates to MKAVSPVRHPSRKAQPGVAGGGGGHPALRCLAEHSGCKGSPPSGEEPAALCLQCDMNDCYSRLRKLVPTIPPNKRVSKVEILQHVIDYILDLQLALETHPALLRQQQQQPPALHPGSYPAGTPRTPLTALNTDPVRGWLC, encoded by the exons ATGAAAGCCGTGAGTCCTGTCCGACACCCCAGCCGCAAGGCGCAGCCCGGCgtggcgggcggcggcgggggacaCCCGGCCCTGCGGTGCCTGGCCGAGCACAGCGGCTGCAAGGGGAGCCCGCCGTCGGGCGAGGAGCCGGCGGCGCTGTGCCTGCAGTGCGATATGAATGACTGTTACAGCCGGCTGAGGAAGCTGGTGCCCACCATCCCGCCCAACAAGAGGGTCAGCAAAGTGGAGATCCTGCAGCATGTCATCGACTACATCCTCGACCTGCAGCTGGCTCTGGAGACGCACCCGGCGCTGctccggcagcagcagcagcagccgcccgCCCTGCACCCGGGCAGCTACCCCGCGGGCACCCCCAGGACCCCGCTGACAGCCCTCAACACTGACCCGGTAAGAG GCTGGCTCTGTTAA
- the ID4 gene encoding DNA-binding protein inhibitor ID-4 isoform X1 yields MKAVSPVRHPSRKAQPGVAGGGGGHPALRCLAEHSGCKGSPPSGEEPAALCLQCDMNDCYSRLRKLVPTIPPNKRVSKVEILQHVIDYILDLQLALETHPALLRQQQQQPPALHPGSYPAGTPRTPLTALNTDPAGSVNKPGDSILCR; encoded by the exons ATGAAAGCCGTGAGTCCTGTCCGACACCCCAGCCGCAAGGCGCAGCCCGGCgtggcgggcggcggcgggggacaCCCGGCCCTGCGGTGCCTGGCCGAGCACAGCGGCTGCAAGGGGAGCCCGCCGTCGGGCGAGGAGCCGGCGGCGCTGTGCCTGCAGTGCGATATGAATGACTGTTACAGCCGGCTGAGGAAGCTGGTGCCCACCATCCCGCCCAACAAGAGGGTCAGCAAAGTGGAGATCCTGCAGCATGTCATCGACTACATCCTCGACCTGCAGCTGGCTCTGGAGACGCACCCGGCGCTGctccggcagcagcagcagcagccgcccgCCCTGCACCCGGGCAGCTACCCCGCGGGCACCCCCAGGACCCCGCTGACAGCCCTCAACACTGACCCG GCTGGCTCTGTTAACAAGCCGGGGGACAGCATCCTCTGCCGCTGA